In Aminivibrio pyruvatiphilus, a single window of DNA contains:
- a CDS encoding alkaline phosphatase translates to MKRSFRNRTGLALFVLLTLAAAAWAAGTGNDWSGRKAKYVFMFIGDGLGLQQVNAAEVYNGSVNRTGGEPAIKKLALSGLPVQGMITTYSTNSFITDSAPAATSLAAGYKTDNGVIGMDPAKKQKFTTVAQMVRAKGMKVGVLTSVSLNHATPAAFYASVPSRNDYYGIGEQLIDSGFDFFAGGGLHQSTGKDKDCRDLYEIAKEKGYQVLRTREDILSAQPGTKVIAVNPVLDGSNAMPYDMDRTDKELSLAEFTRKGIEMLHNPEGFFLMVEGGKIDWACHANDAAAAIGDTFAFDAAVKEALAFAEKHPDETLIIVVGDHETGGMSIGFAGTEYETFFEKIAHQKESYEAFDRKIAAFRKESEKTFEKMMPLITGSFGLRTATPEERAALEEKARAGDDEARIALSMTLSELELGELRAAFENSMLEKKERAKDEATFLLYGGYEPLSVKITHILNRKAGIGWTSYAHTGIPVPLFAAGLGSELFAGYYDNTDVAWKTMSILGVR, encoded by the coding sequence ATGAAACGATCATTTCGGAACAGAACAGGACTGGCGCTCTTTGTCCTGCTGACGCTGGCAGCGGCGGCCTGGGCGGCCGGGACGGGCAACGACTGGAGCGGCCGGAAGGCAAAGTACGTTTTCATGTTCATCGGCGACGGCCTTGGGCTCCAGCAGGTCAACGCGGCGGAGGTTTACAACGGTTCCGTCAACAGGACGGGCGGCGAGCCCGCGATCAAGAAGCTGGCCCTGAGCGGCCTCCCGGTGCAGGGGATGATCACCACCTACTCCACCAACTCCTTCATCACCGACTCGGCACCCGCGGCCACGTCCCTCGCCGCGGGCTACAAGACTGACAACGGCGTCATCGGCATGGACCCCGCCAAGAAACAGAAGTTCACCACCGTCGCCCAGATGGTCCGCGCCAAGGGAATGAAAGTCGGTGTTCTCACCTCCGTGTCACTCAACCACGCCACCCCGGCAGCCTTTTACGCCTCCGTCCCGTCCCGGAACGACTACTACGGCATCGGGGAACAGCTCATCGACAGCGGCTTTGATTTCTTCGCCGGCGGCGGCCTGCATCAGAGCACCGGCAAGGACAAGGACTGCAGAGACCTCTACGAAATCGCGAAAGAGAAGGGCTACCAGGTCCTCCGCACCAGGGAAGACATCCTCTCGGCGCAGCCCGGCACGAAGGTCATAGCGGTGAACCCGGTCCTCGACGGCAGCAACGCCATGCCCTACGACATGGACCGGACGGATAAGGAACTCTCCCTCGCCGAGTTCACCCGCAAGGGCATCGAGATGCTCCACAACCCTGAAGGGTTCTTCCTTATGGTCGAGGGCGGCAAGATTGACTGGGCCTGCCACGCGAACGACGCGGCTGCAGCCATCGGCGACACCTTCGCCTTCGACGCGGCCGTGAAGGAAGCCCTGGCCTTCGCTGAGAAGCACCCTGACGAGACGCTGATCATCGTCGTGGGAGACCATGAGACCGGCGGCATGAGCATCGGCTTCGCCGGCACTGAGTACGAGACATTCTTCGAGAAGATCGCCCATCAGAAGGAGTCCTACGAGGCCTTCGACAGGAAGATCGCCGCCTTCCGGAAGGAAAGCGAAAAGACCTTCGAGAAGATGATGCCCCTCATCACCGGATCCTTCGGGCTCCGCACCGCCACCCCCGAAGAACGCGCCGCCCTCGAGGAAAAGGCCAGGGCCGGCGATGACGAAGCCCGGATCGCCCTCTCCATGACCCTCTCCGAACTTGAACTCGGTGAGCTTCGCGCGGCCTTTGAAAACAGCATGCTCGAGAAGAAGGAACGGGCCAAGGACGAAGCCACCTTCCTGCTCTACGGCGGCTACGAGCCCCTCTCGGTGAAGATCACCCACATCCTCAACCGGAAGGCCGGCATCGGCTGGACCTCCTACGCCCACACCGGCATCCCCGTTCCTCTCTTCGCAGCGGGCCTCGGCTCCGAACTCTTCGCCGGATACTACGACAACACGGACGTCGCCTGGAAGACCATGTCCATCCTCGGCGTGCGGTAG
- a CDS encoding YibE/F family protein, whose amino-acid sequence MESKRRDHLLTLLFLLLTLALFLLPSWKQAPDSAERVKVRILSTDNSNMRQFGIVRTGDQGLRIRILEGSFRGTETDAVNHLAGRLELDKVFVPGDIAFAVVDADAGRIAKASVLDHYRLDTQLRLLALFCALLLLFGGWTGARALLSFFFTGAMIWKVLLPGYLAGLDPVLISLFTALALTAAIVFLVGGVGRKGTAAFLGSALGILLTCGLSLYFGSEFRIHGAVKPFSETLLYSGFAHLDLTRIFLGGIFLASSGAVMDLAMDVSSAMAEIAEKRPDLSRRQLVLSGFAVGRSVVGTMTTTLLLAYTGSYSSLLLVFVAQGVPLANILNMQYVSAEILHTLVGSFGLVTVAPFTALAGGWLFTGRDRG is encoded by the coding sequence ATGGAATCGAAACGGCGGGACCACCTGCTGACCCTGCTCTTTCTGCTGCTCACCCTGGCCCTCTTCCTTCTTCCCTCCTGGAAACAGGCTCCCGATTCGGCGGAGCGGGTGAAGGTCCGCATCCTGTCGACGGACAACTCGAACATGCGGCAGTTCGGCATCGTGCGGACCGGTGACCAGGGGCTCCGCATCCGGATCCTGGAAGGGAGCTTCAGGGGAACGGAAACCGACGCTGTGAACCATCTGGCGGGTCGGCTGGAGCTGGACAAGGTCTTCGTTCCCGGCGACATTGCCTTTGCCGTGGTGGACGCTGACGCCGGGCGGATCGCCAAGGCCAGCGTCCTGGACCATTACCGGCTGGACACCCAGCTCCGGCTGCTGGCCCTCTTCTGCGCCCTCCTCCTTCTCTTCGGCGGGTGGACGGGCGCCCGGGCCCTGCTCTCCTTCTTCTTCACCGGCGCCATGATCTGGAAGGTGCTGCTTCCCGGGTACCTCGCCGGACTTGACCCGGTGCTCATCTCCCTTTTTACCGCCCTTGCCCTCACCGCCGCCATCGTCTTTCTCGTAGGCGGGGTCGGCCGCAAGGGCACGGCAGCCTTCCTGGGATCCGCTCTCGGGATCCTGCTGACCTGCGGCCTCTCCCTCTATTTCGGCAGCGAATTCCGCATCCACGGCGCTGTGAAGCCCTTCTCGGAGACCCTGCTCTACAGCGGCTTCGCCCACCTCGACCTGACCCGCATCTTCCTGGGGGGGATATTCCTGGCGTCCTCCGGGGCGGTGATGGACCTCGCCATGGACGTATCCAGCGCCATGGCCGAGATCGCGGAGAAGCGGCCGGACCTCTCCCGGAGGCAGCTTGTCCTGTCCGGCTTCGCCGTGGGCAGATCGGTGGTGGGAACCATGACCACCACGCTGCTGCTGGCCTACACGGGCAGCTATTCCAGCCTGCTGCTGGTCTTCGTCGCCCAGGGCGTCCCCCTGGCCAACATCCTGAACATGCAGTACGTCTCGGCGGAAATACTCCACACCCTCGTCGGAAGCTTCGGCCTGGTCACCGTGGCCCCCTTCACCGCCCTGGCCGGCGGATGGCTCTTCACGGGAAGGGACCGCGGATAA
- a CDS encoding DNA-deoxyinosine glycosylase gives MNPVRSFPPSARPDAVVLLLGSMPGEASLKAGQYYAHPRNAFWPIMEAVLDIRRDLPYVERLAALAERRIALWDVLASCVRPGSLDSSILGSTAVPNDFPGFFRRYALIRTVFFNGAKAEQAWKRSVAPSLPDVGLRLVRLPSTSPAHAGLSLQQKIDAWRAVAEAAEVLS, from the coding sequence GTGAATCCCGTCCGCAGCTTCCCTCCTTCCGCCCGGCCCGATGCGGTGGTTCTTCTCCTGGGGAGCATGCCGGGAGAGGCGTCCCTGAAGGCCGGGCAGTATTACGCCCATCCGCGGAACGCCTTCTGGCCCATCATGGAGGCCGTCCTGGACATCCGGCGGGACCTGCCCTACGTCGAGCGTCTTGCCGCCCTGGCGGAGAGGCGCATCGCCCTGTGGGACGTGCTGGCGTCCTGCGTGCGGCCCGGGAGCCTGGATTCGTCCATCCTCGGGTCCACGGCGGTGCCCAACGACTTTCCCGGTTTTTTCCGGAGGTATGCCCTTATCCGGACGGTGTTCTTCAACGGCGCGAAGGCCGAACAGGCGTGGAAGCGCTCGGTGGCGCCGTCCCTGCCTGACGTGGGCCTCCGGCTCGTCCGCCTGCCCTCCACCAGCCCGGCCCATGCCGGCCTGAGCCTGCAGCAGAAAATTGACGCCTGGCGTGCGGTGGCCGAGGCGGCGGAGGTGTTGTCCTGA